The genomic DNA GCCAGATCAGGACATGCAGTCGGTTTGATGAGGCTCTCAAGTACATCGAAGAAGAACAACCCCATGTGGTGATGACGGATTTTGCTTTTGGCGAACACTCGGCTATGGAGTTTTTGCCCGTTGTCAGCTCCTACATGTCTTCTCATTTGGAAAAGCTTTTTGTCATTATCACCAACAACGCCTCTGAAACCGCGGTGGCCGAAGCCGCTGAAGGGGACGTGGATGCCTTTGTCCTGAAACCCTTTTCCCGGCTATTTTTTCGTGAATACCTGCTCAAGGTGATCTATCCCAAGCTTCATCCCTCGGATTACCTGACCCATCTTGAGAAGGGAAAGGTCTATCTCAAGCAAGGAATGCTGGACGATGCTGAGAGGAGCTTTGAGGAAGCTCGTAAGATTGCGGATGAGCCTGCTCTGGCCTTCTTTTTTTTGGGCCAGGTTCAGGAAGCCCGCGAAAACTGGGACAAGGCAGCTGATCTCTACGGCCAGGGGCTCAACGCCAATTCTGTTCACTATCGATGCCTACTGGCCCGCTTTCAATTGCTGGAGAAACAGAAAAAACTGGATGAGGCCTATGGGGCTGCTCAAAAACTGATCACCCATTTCCCGATGAACGCGGAACGACTGGGTAAAATCATGCAGCTGGCGGTTTTTACCCACAACTTTGCTGATGTGCAAAGGTACTTTGATCAATTCAAGAAGCTGGAGCATCGCCCGGAGGACCTGGTAAAAACCGTCCAGGCCGCCCTCTATGTGTGTGGTAAGTTTTTAGTGCAAAAGGGGATGGAAGAAAGCGCCCTCAAAGCCTTTCGCGACGCCATTGTCACCTCTGGACACGATCTCGATCTGATTGAAAAATCAGTCACCTTTTTGCTAGATCACAAAATGGCCGGAGGGGCCGCCAACACTTTACGCCTTTACCCAATGGAAAAACGGGACAGCAATGACTACCAAATTCTAGACTTATTTGTGCTCTCGCAGACAGAACCCCTGGAAATCTTTGTCCGCAAGGCCAGGGAGAAAATTAAAACCGGAGTCAGCAGCCCTGAGCTCTATTTTTGCGTGGCCGATGGGCAAAAGGAGTCAGGCGACTTAAGAGGGTTTGAAATCACCTTGTTTGAAGGAATGGAAAAGTTCCCGGAAAGGGCCGAAGAATTTAAAAAACGGCTCAAAGAAGGAACCGCCTAAACCACCCGGGAGCCGGCTTCGGCCAAAGCCTTTTTGATTTCTTCCACATGCTCTTTGCTGCGAGTTTCAAGCAGGAATTCGATGGAGGTCTCGCTGATGTCCAGGCCCATCCCCAGTCTGTCATGGTAGACTTCCAAGATATTGGCGCGCTTTTCAGCAATCACGGCGGTTAACCGGTGCATGGTTCCTGGCATATCACTGACAATAACCTTAAGACGTGCCAATCGCCCGCGACGGCCCAGTCCGCGCTCTATGATATTGGCCAAAGCATTGAGATCTACATTTCCGCCAGACAGGACTAAGGCGGTTTTTTTGCCCAATTTAAATGACTTTTTGGCCGCCGCCGCCAGGGCCATAGCCCCCGCTCCCTCAACGACTGTCTTTGCCCTCTCCAAAAGAAACACCATAGCCTCGGCAATCTCATCGTCTTTGACCCGAACCACATCATCCACCAGTCTGGATATGTAATTCTTAAACATGGCCTCACTGGGTTTTTTGACCGCAGTTCCGTCCGCAATCGTCGGCCGGTTGGTGAACTGAACTGCTTGTCCACCTTTGAACATATGAAACATCCCAGGAGTGTTTTCACTAATGACTCCATAGATCTTGCACTGGGGACGCTTGGCCTTAATTGCCGTAGCGATGCCACTAATCAACCCGCCGCCACCAATGGGTACGACGACTGAATCCAAATCAGGAACCTTATCTAAGAGCTCCAGCCCTATCGTCCCCTGTCCGGCAATAATCTTGGCATCTTCAAAGGGGTGAACAAAGACATAGCCCCGGTCACGTTCCAGGTTGCGTGCCAGCTCGTAGGCCTCATCATAAAACTCACCGTGGAGAATGACTTCGGCTCCATAACTCTGCGTAGCTGAAATTTTGATCAGGGGGGAATTCACCGGCATCACGATATGAGCCTTGGTTCCCAGGCGAGTGGCGGACAAGGCCACGCCCTGGGCATGATTCCCAGCACTTGACGCCACAATGCCTTTAGCTTTCTCTTCTGGAGTCAGACTGGAAATCTTGTTGTAGGCACCACGCATTTTAAAAGAGCCCGTCATTTGCTCGTTTTCGTACTTCAAATAGACGTCGGTACCCAACCAATCAGAAGTACTCCGCGAAAAGAGTGTCTGCGTCGGTTGAATGGTTTCCAACAGATTAGAGCGGGCTTCTTCGATGTCTTTAATGGTGACTGTCATGCCTCTATTGACAGTCTTTTGGGGAACAAGGTCACTGACTAATGCGTTGCATTTTTAACGAGCTTAAGGCGGCAAGTGAGAGATTCTGACTCCTTTTTGTCGGTCAGGACTCGCCTTTTGTAAATCAAGCCGTCCTTCACTGGGGTAATTTCGGTTTCATAGCGGCGCAGGGGAGACTTTTTACACTTCTCTTCCTGCCACCCGGAAATCACATTGGCTTCCTGCTTGGACCAAAACTCCAACTGACATTCACCATCTTGAGATTTTTCAGGCTTCTCGGCTCCCAGGCCAAAAAGAAGACCGCGAGCGCCGATCATCAGAGTCTGAGATTCATTGCTCTTAATCCACTTCAGCTGACCCTCCAGACACTTCTCACTCTGCTCGCCGTCGGCTTCATACTCCCCAACGATCAGACCACTCCCGCCAACAGCTGCTATTGGTTTTTTTCCCGCCTGATCCTTTGGTTGTGAATGAATCCCCATAGAACCGGCCAGGTAACTGCAAAATATCAAGAGTCGCAAAAAGGACCCGTATTGAATTCTTGGCTGGCACTTCAATTTTTTCATTTACACCCCGGGAACTGTTTAATCAGGGCCGAGATACCTCTTCTGGTTCCGCGCATTTTTTCCCAGTAGCCGCCCTTATACTCAATTGGCCGATTCTGTTTGCAATGGACATCGCGAAAAATACTGACTGCACACTCAAATTGAAAAGTCACATCCTGGGAATCCGTTGGTCCCCTTGTGCGACACAAGTCAGGATCTCGACCTGAGCCCCGCCTGAGTGCATAGGAGTGCTCCAACTGAAATAGCCCATCAGCCTCGCCGTAAAACCCTCTGGTCTGAGCACTTGGGTTGCAGCTAGACTCCTTCTGCGCGATAGAGGCAAAGACCCATACCCAGAATTTGGATTTTTCAATTCGATTCATTTGGGGAAAGCGGGGACAGAGACCGGTCACATCCAGCTGTTGGAAAAAACAATCATTGTCGACCCTACTGATTGTCTGAAGGAGTTGCACCCCCCACTCACCCAGTTGACCGTTTTCATCAATGAAGGCCTGACACTTCTGATTGAATTTCCTGGTCATCAACATCAAGGCTCCTTTTTCCATTTGATCGCAGAGCTCTTGGACTTGGGCGAGGAGACCTTTAGACCTCAGTTGGCAGACCTCGATCTTTACCTTGCGCTCAAAATCTTCGGGCTTTGCAATGGGAGTGGGAGACGTTGCCGGTGCCGACGATAGTCGATCTTTAGCATAGCCCACGGTCGGCCTAACGAGACCCGAAAACAAGACTGTTAAAAAGAAAAACACCGGGAGGTATGGCAAATACAAGTGACGCCCTTCGATAATCAAGGAAACCTAAAAGGCCTCCCAATAAACCGTTAATCCCTGAATCGGGTAAAACTCGCCGGCAAATTGCATCGGTCTCAATGCTGTGTCACAAGGAACACTGGTCAGACGATCATCAAAATAAAAGAACTGACAAAGGTGTTTTCCACATTGGGAACAATTCTCGACCTTGCGCTCTTTTTGTTGGTTGAGTGTGCCGCACACGTGGCAGCGGCGATAATGAACTGGCTTCTGCATCAATCCTTGCTCCCGTAAAGGATGTTGGTTGATCAGAGCGCCGAGCCCACGTTTGGTTTGAGTGTTTGCCCCTCTTGGGCAACTAAAACCACTCGGCCTCCCAACAAGACCTCCGTCTTGCTGTTCATCCATGATAGCAAACTCGACCCAGGTCCAGCAAGAGTAAAAAGAATAGTAAATATTGGTATTCATTAATGAAACATGGATAATGACTTGACGCGTGATAAATCTTTCCTGAAGTCTCAAGGACTTTCTGTGCCCAGTCAATTGCCACGCAGAGCACTGAGACCTTGAAATTCGCCAAATGGGACACAAATGCGCCGCCGAATTAAGGCCTCTTTCATTCGATGAATAACGCCACAGAGAACCACATTGAGACACAATCCTCTCTTTCTCTCACTTGCCCTCTAGTCTTGCAGCGGGCATCCTGTGCACTGTGAAATGGATTTTTGCTTTTGTTCTTCTTGTGTTCTCGACTGGTGCTCACGGACTTAGTTGTCCAAAGGGAAGCAAGCTCAGTCAGACCACTGTGGGCAAAGGTGAAACCGAGAACTGGTGTGAAACCTCACCCAATGAAAAAAACGGACCCTTTATCAAAACCTCACCCGAAGGAAAGCTCCTGCAGGAAGGCCACTTTCTTTTTAGTCAAAAGGAAGGGCGCTGGCGAACTTACTACCTCGATGGTATCCTTGCCGAGGAAAGCCATTTCCGAGGGGGCGACCTCGATGGCACCTACAAGTCTTTTTTCCCCAATCGCAAATTGGAATCAGAAGGCCTTTACCGCAAGGGTTGGAAGTCAGCGATTTGGAAACACTACCGCGAAAGTGGAGAGCTCAAAAACTACATCGATTACGGTGGCAGTCGGTTTCAGATTTACGGCCACTACTATGGAGTGCGCACCGATACCGACATCAGCCACTTCACCGCCCTGGATATGACCTACCGCTGGCCCGCCTTATTTTTGGATCGCCTGCTCGTCGAATCAGCAGCAGTGATTGGTTGGCTTGAAGGTGAAGAAAATGATTATGTCGTCACTCTGGCTCCCGAGTTTCGCCTCATGTGGTGTTTGGGCCCCTGGTTTCGCATTGGGCCCCTTGTTGGTTATGAGGAATGGCCCCGGCAAACCTCGATGGGTAGCTTTGGTGGACGAGCTTCGTTCATCTTGCGCGGAACTCACGGAGCCGAGTTGAGAAATCCGCCCCGCTCTTTCACCGAGCTCACCTTCACCGTCAAAGTCCTCTCTAAACGGTATCAGATCTTTATGGCTGGGTTTGACTTGATCGGTTTTGAGTGACGGTCACTCAACATTCGTATACACCCGCGCCCGGGTTTCGCCTTTGGCTTGGAGTTTTCCTTCTTTGACCAGGTACTCCAGATCTCTCTCTAAAGTGCGGCGAGGGATATCAGGCAAGGCTTCGATTACGTCCTGAATGGTAAAGGCCTTTCTTTGCATACCTATGCTGACAATTTTTTCCCGGCGGGCCTCGGGCTTGCGGTGAGCACTTTGCAGAAGCAAAGTCTTTCTTTCGTAGACCACGTTTTCAGCGGCCAGAGCAAAACACTCGGCCAGGTATTCCAAAAAGGGATTGAGAGTGCCGAGAATCTTGCATTGCCTGATGGTTGAGTAGTATTCGCTTCGGGTGGCCATAATGACAGATTCACTTGGCACAAACTGAGCGATGGATTCACCGGATCTCAAGAGCAACAAGTGCTGCATGATACGCACGGTTCGCCCGTTGCCGTCGGCAAAGGGGTGAATTGCAATAAACAAGTAGTGAAAGGCAAATGCCAAAGCGAAGGCATTGGCGTCGTGATGGTCTTCCACCCACTCCCACAAGTCTTCGAGGAGGTCTTCCAAATACTTGGGCTCGGGACAACTGTCTAACTGCACCCCTGTGGAGGCATCGCCAATGGAGACTGAAATATTGCGGATCACTCCCACGTGCTTGTCTGACAGCACTCCCGAAGTGATGAGTTTTTGAATATCACACAGATCTTTCGTGGTCAGACGACGCTTGGCCTTGGCAATGCGAATGGCATAGTCGAGTGCGTCCCCATAGTTGCGCACTTCTTTAACCGCGTTATCTCCCTCATGTTCGTGCTTACCCTCCAATGCCTGAGTCACTCCCCTTTCACCCAAAGGGTTGCCCTCAATCTGATTGGAAAATGTAATGGCGCGGATTTTGGCCTGACGAAGGAGCTGTACTTCCAAGGGCTTGGCCAAATTCTCCTCAATGTATGGCTTGGTCTCCGCGATCATCATCAGGAAGTGGACAAGCCTCTCGGTGTACTCGAACTCATAAGGAATGCGGTGTTTTTCGAAGGCTTTATACTTACCCATCCTTCTATTTTCCGCCAATTTTCCGCCAAAAACAAGTGGCGGAACCACATAATGATTCCGCCACTTTTCCGCCATATTTGGCTGGCGGATACCGAGGAGATGGACGATAGGGTTTAGGGATCTTACTTCTTGGAGATCAACATGACCTTAAGGCCCGTGCGATCCCCTTTGTTTTGCCCCTTTAAATCTTTAATATTATTATCTTTTTTGTCATTCAAGTCCTCCAGCAGGGTCACGGTCATGGTCTCCTGCTTTTGGATTTCTTTGTCAAAATCTAGGGCTGAGGCCTTTGAAACCATCATGGCAACTACGATTAAAGCCATCGCGTAGAGGAAAGTGTGGAAGGGGTCGATACGTTTCATCTGGTCACTCCTTGTTTTCGCCTTTCGGCGTCTCAATTGAATACAAGGATACTGACTTATCGCGTTATTGTCGCTTTGTGTCGATGACGGATTCTGGCGAAAGTTGTCAAAATGACTAGGGTTTTTGACAAAACCGAGGGGTTTTTGTCAAACAGGCCGCCCTACTCGGCGAGAGAAGACCTCTCGAAGGTCAGGGTCACGGGCCCTGTTG from Pseudobdellovibrionaceae bacterium includes the following:
- a CDS encoding threonine ammonia-lyase is translated as MTVTIKDIEEARSNLLETIQPTQTLFSRSTSDWLGTDVYLKYENEQMTGSFKMRGAYNKISSLTPEEKAKGIVASSAGNHAQGVALSATRLGTKAHIVMPVNSPLIKISATQSYGAEVILHGEFYDEAYELARNLERDRGYVFVHPFEDAKIIAGQGTIGLELLDKVPDLDSVVVPIGGGGLISGIATAIKAKRPQCKIYGVISENTPGMFHMFKGGQAVQFTNRPTIADGTAVKKPSEAMFKNYISRLVDDVVRVKDDEIAEAMVFLLERAKTVVEGAGAMALAAAAKKSFKLGKKTALVLSGGNVDLNALANIIERGLGRRGRLARLKVIVSDMPGTMHRLTAVIAEKRANILEVYHDRLGMGLDISETSIEFLLETRSKEHVEEIKKALAEAGSRVV
- a CDS encoding Fic family protein, encoding MGKYKAFEKHRIPYEFEYTERLVHFLMMIAETKPYIEENLAKPLEVQLLRQAKIRAITFSNQIEGNPLGERGVTQALEGKHEHEGDNAVKEVRNYGDALDYAIRIAKAKRRLTTKDLCDIQKLITSGVLSDKHVGVIRNISVSIGDASTGVQLDSCPEPKYLEDLLEDLWEWVEDHHDANAFALAFAFHYLFIAIHPFADGNGRTVRIMQHLLLLRSGESIAQFVPSESVIMATRSEYYSTIRQCKILGTLNPFLEYLAECFALAAENVVYERKTLLLQSAHRKPEARREKIVSIGMQRKAFTIQDVIEALPDIPRRTLERDLEYLVKEGKLQAKGETRARVYTNVE